AAGGCTATGGTCGATAGTGAAGCCTTCTCCTGCCTCTCGGCCAACATGATTTGTATCCCTTTATTTTTCTGCCGAAGAAAATCCTGAAAGGTCTGTATGGGAAGAATCTTTGGGACGCTCCATCGCTCACTTTGCTGTGCCGCTTCCAAAGCAATACGATCCCATCGTTCCTGATAATTCGTTGCATGTGATGGAGACACTCGTGGAATGACTCTTTCGGTAATCAGTGGTACAAGCGCATGAACCCCGAGTTCGGTGGCTTTTTGTATGACCCAGGCCATTTTCTCTCCTTTTAAAATTGCTTGTGCCAGGGTGATAGGGGTAGTGGATGAGAGCGGGGATTCCTGAATACTCAGAACCGTTGAGTAGATAGCCTGCTTGGTTATTTGAAGAATTGTTGTATGGTATCGACAATTTCGTTCATCATTAAGAATCAGCTGGTCTCCAGGTCTCATTCGTAAGCTTTTTGAAAGATGGCTGAATAAGGGATCGGAGATCGTGATTCTTTCATCATCAACCTGGGTTGAATGGATGAAAAAGACGGGCATCTGTTTCCGTGAGGAGGGAGAGGCAGCAAAAGAGGCAGGTTAATCAAACATGTTTTTAACTTTATCGAACAGGCCTTCTCCTTGCGTGTCCGTAGATATTCCGCACTCCTCCGCATAGGCGGAAAGGAGTTCGTGTTGTTTTGGAGTCAGTTTTGTAGGAATTTGAATTTTCGTCCGAATCAGTTGATCGCCACGAGTTTGGGACTTAAGCCCAGGAGCGCCCAACCCTTTGAGGCGGAGAATTTGATCGTGTTGGGTCCCTCCAGGGATTTTTACCATGGTGGTTCCACTTAATGTAGGCACTTCGACTTTTCCCCCAAGTGTCGCTGTTACAAAATCCAACCGAAGATCATAGAGGATCTCTTGGCCTTTCCGTTGAAAGTGGGGATGAGGCCGGACATTGAGCGCCACATACAAATCTCCAGGAGGTCCGCCATTCATGCCATGTTCGCCTTCATGGGAAAGTCGAAGTCTCATGCCGGATTCGACCCCAGCTGGAATGGTGACTGCTAAAAGCCGTTCCTTGTGAACGCGTCTTTGTCCTCTACATGTCTTGCACGGATCAGCAATGACTTGACCTGACCCCTGGCATTGTCCACAGGTTCGATTAATGGTGAAAAACCCCTGTTGTAACCGTATTTGCCCCGCCCCACGGCATGCGGAACAGGGTTTGACGGCTTGATCGGATTTCGCGCCAGTTCCATGGCAGGTTTCACAGACTTCCCAACGAGGAATTTTGAGTTTGGCTTCCTTGCCGTTAATGGCCTCTTCAAAGGAAATTTCTAAGTTATATTGAAGATCATTGCCCTGTTCGGCTCGATTATGCCCTCTGCCTCCACCGAAAAAGTCTTCAAAGATATCCCCAAACATATCTCCGAAGCCGCCACCTCCAAACCCGAATCCATCGGCTCCTCCTCCCTGACCAGCCGCTGCATGACCAAACATGTCATATTTTCTTCGGCGATCTGGATCGCTGAGCACTTCATAGGCTTCCCCGGCTTCCTTAAACTTTTCCTCAGCCGCTTTTTTCTGAACGGGGTCAGCATGCAAGTCCGGGTGATGTTGCCTGGCAAGTTTTCTAAAGCCTTTTTTAATGTCTTCTTCCGAGGCATTGCGGTCCACCCCGAGAATTTCATAATAATCTCGTTTTTGGGTCTGTGCCATCAGCGTTTTCCAAAGGTGGAATAATGTATGCCTATGTGCATCAATCTGTTCAAAAGTTTTTAATTTTTGCCTTTATCAACTTCTTCAAATTCTGCATCTACAACTTTTTCCTCACTGCCAGCGCTTTCACCGCCAGTGGTCCCAGGGCCGTCTTCTGGTCCAGAGCCGCTGGCAGAGGCATCCGTAGAAGCCTTTTTGTACATTTCCTCTGCTAATTTATGAGAGGCGGTGGTGAGGTTTTGCATGGCGGTTTTAATCGCTTCGAGGTCCGTTCCCTCCATAGCTTTACGAAGTGCGTCTACCGCCTCGGTGATATTGGACTTTTCCGTTTCCTCAATCTTGTCTCCATGTTCGCTCAAATTCTTTTCTGTACTATAAATAAGGGTATCGGCTTGATTCTTGACTTCGACCAATTCCCGTTTCTTTTTGTCTTCTTCGGTATGACTTTGAGCTTCCTTAACCAAACGCTCAACTTCTTCCTTACTTAATCCGCTAGATGCCGTGATCTTGATTGATTGTTCTTTTTGCGTGGCCATATCTTTGGCAGAGACATGCACAATGCCATTAGCGTCGATATCAAATGTGACTTCAACTTGCGGAACACCCCTTGGTGCCATCGGAAGACCCACTAAATCAAACTGTCCCAATAGTTTATTGTCATTGGCCATTTCCCGCTCACCTTGGAAGACTCTGATGGTTACGGCAGTTTGATTGTCGGCGGCGGTTGAAAAAATTTGACTCTTTTTGGTGGGGATGGTGGTGTTGCGTTCGATGAGTTTCGTGAAGATTCCCCCCAAGGTTTCGATGCCGAGTGAAAGCGGGGTGACATCCAATAACAGGACATCCTTCACATCTCCCTTGAGGACTCCACCCTGAATGGCCGCACCGATTGCCACGACTTCATCAGGATTCACTCCACGGTGGGGTTCCTTTCCAAAGAATTGCTTAACTCGTTCAATCACTTTCGGCATCCGAGTCATTCCACCGACCAAGACAATTTCATTGATGTCGCTGGTGGTCATATCAGCATCGGCAAGAGCTTTTTTGCAAGGTTCGATTGTTCGCTCAATTAAATCATTCACCAATTGCTCGTATTTTGACCTGGTGAGTTTAAGTACCAAATGTTTTGGTCCACTGGCATCGGCGGTGATAAAGGGTAAGTTTATTTCGGTTTCTTGGGAGGAGGAAAGCTCGATTTTTGCCCGTTCGGCTGCTTCTTTCAGTCGTTGCAGGGCCATTCGATCATTCCGTAAATCGATTCCTTGATCTTTTTTAAATTCTTCAACCAACCAATCCATGACCCGAAGATCAAAGTCGTCTCCGCCCAAAAAGGTATCACCATTTGTGGATTTGACTTCAAAGACTCCTTCTCCGATTTCCAGAATGGAAACGTCAAAGGTTCCACCACCGAGATCGTAGACCGCGATACGTTCATCTTTTTTCTTGTCGAGTCCATAGGCGAGTGATGCTGCAGTCGGCTCATTAATAATGCGCAAGACATTTAGGCCCGCGATCTTCCCTGCGTCCTTGGTAGCCTGGCGTTGGCTATCATCAAAATAGGCTGGGACCGTAATGACAGCATCCGTCACTTTTTCTCCTAAATAATCTTCAGCGGTTTGCTTCATTTTCTGAAGGATCATGGCTGAAACTTCTGCCGGACTATAACTTTTCCCTCGAATGATGACGTGGGCATCCCCATTAGCACCTTCGGCCGTTTTATAGGATAGCCGGTTTGAGGCATTTTTGACCTCGGAAGAAGAATACTTTCTTCCCATCAAACGTTTCACCGAATAAATAGTGTTTTCCGGATTGGTTATGGCTTGCCGTTTGGCAATCTGTCCGACCAATCGTTCGTCCTTATCGGTCAAAGCCACCACCGAAGGGGTGGTTCGTCCGCCTTCTGAATTGGCAATGACCGTTGGGTCTCCACCGCTCATGACGGCCACGCAAGAATTTGTTGTTCCTAAGTCGATTCCAATAATTTTGCTCATACGTGTATTCCTCCCTCTTCACCGGATTCTTCAGTCGAACCAGGTTCTGTCAGTTCTGATTTTTCTTTCGCCACGCTTACCATAGCCGGACGTAAAATGCGATCGTGCAATAAATATCCTTTTTGAAATTCCTCGATGACCGTGTTCGGCTCCATGTTTTCCGATTCCACCTGGGTCACTGCTTGATGAATAGCAGGATCAAAGGAGTTTCCTGTGGTGCTTAGTTGTCGAACGCCAACTTTGCCCACGGTTTCAAGAAATTGTTTGTGGGTAAGCTCTACCCCCTCTAGTAATGGGCCACTCGTTCCTGCATCTTTCGCGCATTGAATGGCTCGCTCAAGGTTATCAATAATAGGAAGTAAATTTTTCAATAATGATTCATTGCCAAATCGAATAGAATCGTTCTGATCCCGCTGGGCCCGGCGTTTGTAGTTTTCAAATTCTGCGGCCAGGCGCAAATATTTATCTTGAAAAATTTGAAGTTCTTCTTCTGGCGTTCCGCCATTTTCAGAAGCACTTTCTGATGTGTCCCCGGTCGAATGTTCTTGAGGACTGACTTCTTCTGTAGTCACTTCTCCAGTAGTTTCCTCTGTTGAGGACATGGTTTTACCTTTTCCCGATTGTTGCGTCATAAATGACCAGTAAGAAGAGAGAGACATTTCAAATTGCTTATGGCAAGTTAGATAGTCACTTCATCTGGCAAGTCAACCCATCTTCTTAAATTTCTTATGATTTTTGGTTAAGCTAAAGTAATTAGAATCCGGAATAAGTTATCCACAGGAATGATTCATGCGATCATAGAGAAGCTTTAAGCCTTCTAATGTGAGGTTGGGCCTAACCTCCTGAATAGTGTGCGAAATGGGAACAATTGTTTGGGCCAACCCGCCAGTCGCGATGACAAGTGGGGATTCTCCGATTTCCTGTTGAATTCTCCTCACGATTTCATCAACCAATCCAGCATATCCATACATGATTCCTGCCTGGATACTGGAAGTCGTATCTTTGCCAATCACGGATGCCGGGATAACCAATTCAACTTTTGGAAGCTTTGCTGTTTTGGTGTGTAGGGTATCTGCTGCGCTTTTTAAGCCAGGGGCAATGGTTCCACCTAGGTACTCGCCTTGTTGAGTGACGATACAAAATGTGGTCGCGGTCCCAAAATCCACAATAATCAGATATCGTCGATACCGGGCAAATGCTGCAGCCGCATTGACGAGACGGTCTGTTCCGATTTCCTCTGGATTACTGTACCGGAGGAGGAGACCATGAGGACATGCGCTAGTGACGATTAAAGGTTGTTGTCCGAATAATGATTGGGCCAACATGTCGAAAATATGTGTGAGAGGGGGGACCACACTAGTGACAATACAGCCTGAGATGTCTTCTGGCAGGATTTTATGAAATTGAAGGAGGGAACGAAGAATGATGCTATATTCATCAGGAGTCTTGGAATGGTCGGTGGATAAGCGCCAGTGTGAGATCAGGTTGCTGTCCTGGAAAACCCCACAGACAATTTGTGAGTTTCCAATGTCGATGGCTAAAAGCATAAAAAAAGGTCACTCCTTGTAGCAGTTATTCAAAGATGGGTCATGGTTAGGCGGTTGTGCGAAGATGAAGGATTTCGCCGGAATGAATATCTCGCATTCTAGCTGATTGATCGTTTGAGTCCGAAGGGGAAGGAATGAGTCGGAGTTGGCCATCTTCTCCTATGGAATGAGCCAGCCCCTGGAGTTGGCTTCCATCAGGAAACCGAACCTGAATTGTTTGTCCAATGGTGACACACCAATGTGTGTATTCCACAAGATAAGACAGAGGCCCGTTGGCCCTCAGGTTTTCCCAGTTTTTTTCCAGTGATGCGATCACCTTCATGATGAGCTCTTCTCTGTCCACAGCACAATGACAATGGATCTGCAGAGAAGTCGCGCTCGTTTGAAGTTCTGAAGGAAATTCCGATGGCGTGAGGTTTACGTTAATCCCAAATCCGATTACCACGCAGAAATGGTGTTTTGGATTCCGAAAGGAATCACATAAAATGCCACCCAATTTACGTCCTCCAATTAATAAGTCATTGGGCCACTTTAGATCGATACGCATAGATGTCTGTTGTTCCAGTGCCTGGGCAATGGCCACTCCGGCCATGAGAGGAACCCATCCTAAATATTGAATGGGTGTCTCATGGACAAAAAGGAGAGATCCGTAAATATTGGACTTGCCTGGGGAAAACCAAGACCGATCTAATCGACCTCGTCCCGCGATTTGTCTGTCGGCCAGAATGACAGTTCCAGAAAGTGCTTGGGTCTTGGCTTTTTCCACTGCAAACGCATTGGTTGAATCTAATTCATCAAAAATATAAAGGGTATCGCCAAATTTTTTTGAGGGGAGAAGGGCGGCTAGTTTTGTGGAGGATAGCACTGGTTAGTCAGGGGGTTAGAGGAAAACCAGTCTCATGATTGGCGCTTTTGAGGACGTCTTTTTGTTCGGAGAGGAACGATCTCCATGGAGAGGTCCATGGATGGGGCGGAATGTGTGAGTGCCCCAATCGAGATGAAATCCGGTCCGGCTTCTGCCATATCTCGAACATTGTCCAAGGTCATACCTCCCGATACTTCCACTAGGGCCTGCTTTTGGATGATGTCAATGGCCTGTCTGACACGATTGGGGGTCATGTTATCCAATAAAAGGACATCGGCTTTTCCCTTCAAGGCCTGTCGGACCTGCGCAATTGTTTCGACTTCCACGCAAATTTGAAGGCCATGCGGGGCATGTTGCCTGGCCCATAAACAAGTCTGGGTGATGTTCATCCGTTGGGATGCCATAACCATCAAGTGATTATCTTTAATGAGAATGCCGTCATGGAGTGAGAAGCGATGATTTTTACCCCCGCCAAGGCGGACGGCCCATTTTTCTAAGGCCCGGAGTCCCGGCGTTGTTTTTCGTGTGTCCACTAAAGCGACTGGAAAATCACGAACAGCCTCACAGAACCGATGGGTGAGCGTGCTAATTCCCGAAAGCCGTTGGAGGAAATTCAGGGCGATTCGTTCGCCTTGAAGGAGCGATTGCGCCTTTCCTTTTATGCTCAGGATAGTGGTTGACGGGCGCACCATGTTTCCATCGCCAGCATGAGTGGTAAGTTCAAGGGTTGAATCGACTGACTGAAAAACTTCCCTGGCAACGGCCACACCTGCCACGATCATGTGGGCTTTTGCGATGATGTCGGCGCGAGCTAATAGAGTTGGTGGAATGAGAAGGGTTGAGGTCAGGTCTCCGTAGGCAAGGTCCTCTTCCAGCGCAGCGCTGATTACGCGCCGGATGGAGAAAAGGGGAGGAGGCGAGGCGAGAGAGGATGCACCCATCAGGTCGTCATCGAAACCAGTTGTTGTTCGGTCATATTCAGAATTCCCAACTCATC
Above is a window of Candidatus Nitrospira neomarina DNA encoding:
- a CDS encoding 16S rRNA (uracil(1498)-N(3))-methyltransferase, encoding MPVFFIHSTQVDDERITISDPLFSHLSKSLRMRPGDQLILNDERNCRYHTTILQITKQAIYSTVLSIQESPLSSTTPITLAQAILKGEKMAWVIQKATELGVHALVPLITERVIPRVSPSHATNYQERWDRIALEAAQQSERWSVPKILPIQTFQDFLRQKNKGIQIMLAERQEKASLSTIALPSDDPNGISVFIGPEGGWTKEEREIAKNLNVVFATLGQGILRAETASLASLVILQARLKYL
- the dnaJ gene encoding molecular chaperone DnaJ, giving the protein MAQTQKRDYYEILGVDRNASEEDIKKGFRKLARQHHPDLHADPVQKKAAEEKFKEAGEAYEVLSDPDRRRKYDMFGHAAAGQGGGADGFGFGGGGFGDMFGDIFEDFFGGGRGHNRAEQGNDLQYNLEISFEEAINGKEAKLKIPRWEVCETCHGTGAKSDQAVKPCSACRGAGQIRLQQGFFTINRTCGQCQGSGQVIADPCKTCRGQRRVHKERLLAVTIPAGVESGMRLRLSHEGEHGMNGGPPGDLYVALNVRPHPHFQRKGQEILYDLRLDFVTATLGGKVEVPTLSGTTMVKIPGGTQHDQILRLKGLGAPGLKSQTRGDQLIRTKIQIPTKLTPKQHELLSAYAEECGISTDTQGEGLFDKVKNMFD
- the dnaK gene encoding molecular chaperone DnaK, whose product is MSKIIGIDLGTTNSCVAVMSGGDPTVIANSEGGRTTPSVVALTDKDERLVGQIAKRQAITNPENTIYSVKRLMGRKYSSSEVKNASNRLSYKTAEGANGDAHVIIRGKSYSPAEVSAMILQKMKQTAEDYLGEKVTDAVITVPAYFDDSQRQATKDAGKIAGLNVLRIINEPTAASLAYGLDKKKDERIAVYDLGGGTFDVSILEIGEGVFEVKSTNGDTFLGGDDFDLRVMDWLVEEFKKDQGIDLRNDRMALQRLKEAAERAKIELSSSQETEINLPFITADASGPKHLVLKLTRSKYEQLVNDLIERTIEPCKKALADADMTTSDINEIVLVGGMTRMPKVIERVKQFFGKEPHRGVNPDEVVAIGAAIQGGVLKGDVKDVLLLDVTPLSLGIETLGGIFTKLIERNTTIPTKKSQIFSTAADNQTAVTIRVFQGEREMANDNKLLGQFDLVGLPMAPRGVPQVEVTFDIDANGIVHVSAKDMATQKEQSIKITASSGLSKEEVERLVKEAQSHTEEDKKKRELVEVKNQADTLIYSTEKNLSEHGDKIEETEKSNITEAVDALRKAMEGTDLEAIKTAMQNLTTASHKLAEEMYKKASTDASASGSGPEDGPGTTGGESAGSEEKVVDAEFEEVDKGKN
- the grpE gene encoding nucleotide exchange factor GrpE — encoded protein: MSLSSYWSFMTQQSGKGKTMSSTEETTGEVTTEEVSPQEHSTGDTSESASENGGTPEEELQIFQDKYLRLAAEFENYKRRAQRDQNDSIRFGNESLLKNLLPIIDNLERAIQCAKDAGTSGPLLEGVELTHKQFLETVGKVGVRQLSTTGNSFDPAIHQAVTQVESENMEPNTVIEEFQKGYLLHDRILRPAMVSVAKEKSELTEPGSTEESGEEGGIHV
- a CDS encoding type III pantothenate kinase, which gives rise to MLLAIDIGNSQIVCGVFQDSNLISHWRLSTDHSKTPDEYSIILRSLLQFHKILPEDISGCIVTSVVPPLTHIFDMLAQSLFGQQPLIVTSACPHGLLLRYSNPEEIGTDRLVNAAAAFARYRRYLIIVDFGTATTFCIVTQQGEYLGGTIAPGLKSAADTLHTKTAKLPKVELVIPASVIGKDTTSSIQAGIMYGYAGLVDEIVRRIQQEIGESPLVIATGGLAQTIVPISHTIQEVRPNLTLEGLKLLYDRMNHSCG
- a CDS encoding biotin--[acetyl-CoA-carboxylase] ligase, encoding MLSSTKLAALLPSKKFGDTLYIFDELDSTNAFAVEKAKTQALSGTVILADRQIAGRGRLDRSWFSPGKSNIYGSLLFVHETPIQYLGWVPLMAGVAIAQALEQQTSMRIDLKWPNDLLIGGRKLGGILCDSFRNPKHHFCVVIGFGINVNLTPSEFPSELQTSATSLQIHCHCAVDREELIMKVIASLEKNWENLRANGPLSYLVEYTHWCVTIGQTIQVRFPDGSQLQGLAHSIGEDGQLRLIPSPSDSNDQSARMRDIHSGEILHLRTTA
- the nadC gene encoding carboxylating nicotinate-nucleotide diphosphorylase, producing MGASSLASPPPLFSIRRVISAALEEDLAYGDLTSTLLIPPTLLARADIIAKAHMIVAGVAVAREVFQSVDSTLELTTHAGDGNMVRPSTTILSIKGKAQSLLQGERIALNFLQRLSGISTLTHRFCEAVRDFPVALVDTRKTTPGLRALEKWAVRLGGGKNHRFSLHDGILIKDNHLMVMASQRMNITQTCLWARQHAPHGLQICVEVETIAQVRQALKGKADVLLLDNMTPNRVRQAIDIIQKQALVEVSGGMTLDNVRDMAEAGPDFISIGALTHSAPSMDLSMEIVPLRTKRRPQKRQS